A window of Strigops habroptila isolate Jane chromosome 5, bStrHab1.2.pri, whole genome shotgun sequence contains these coding sequences:
- the LRRFIP1 gene encoding leucine-rich repeat flightless-interacting protein 1 isoform X21, with product MGTQGAGRKRLPNRERLTAEDDALNQIAREAEARLAAKRAARAEAREIRMKELERQQKEPSEYSCYLGSGSRASSRASSARASPVIEERPEKDFEKGARTVSSLSAATLASLGGTSSRRGSGDTSISADTEASIREIKDSLAEVEEKYKKAMVSNAQLDNEKTNFMYQVDTLKDALLELEEQLAESRRQYEEKSKEFEREKHAHSILQFQFMEIKEALKQREEMLAEIQQLQQKQQSYVREISDLQETIEWKDKKIGALERQKDFFDSIRSERDDLRDEVVVLKEQLKKHGIIPDSDVATNGETSDILDNEEHLDSSKTVPGITQALKTGGDGMLGKASEVDMKNEILEDMGKREILQNTEHEEHKEESEEQKVQTLHADENAEAEKMVEERDALSTVMLPDSRFTVQIQSLTEHVSGSTSSNYDNDEDDLRKVAEAAGSAVQQPVSTEAEYCDLNAMPDQNLEVGSLQGHQVFETPQETHSDLGTDHELEKAAPQQQEQEDLKSSHVLSDNEMDQEAVITSESCELVSNQAGLSEVTVAGLVSEEVNVESHTEALQHSEESAENKVTSVLEEKFVESKDCADGRTGETGDRGERENEVGNTAQGQTRETEPMGLEGMEACESGVPAAKIEKEGGGHQAFIQPVSSEDSPSASSEKRNRQYETELEDAMAEKDGQTETLTEELEMCSDSAETDKQGKVSVEAVDCITEVNGSGVQQAEPDRDIVIQVMTQETSFDPSLLDDKIKESELETGDESEKEKASRTEWVEDIKLKVGVQTVQSSEEAIGETVGEKNTPLEGEAQNVVKQEEGEAQNVVKQEEGEAQNVVKQEEGESKEESTVDVSVATENKVYKETLKENQQELELADHHGGGCASQEGANNSLAQKAELDADVSEHVKLEGQAEERLEGDGDVIDFDEESKQILETDKKCDEEKAYTQKYEGDGTNGAAGKTAQTDEAGEGGGRIETEDILTKDDSLQHKKADEPEETGEALWKAEEKTDVMEDEIKASDSNKVENIPDENVMEQDLESAGNNRDESKEDLRSGRRGKGKSRDDCTIS from the exons GGAGCACGCACTGTCTCAAGTTTATCAGCAGCTACCTTAGCTTCTCTGGGTGGGACTTCTTCACGAAGAGGCAGTGGGGATACATCCATCTCAGCTGATACAGAGGCATCTATTAGAGAAATAAAG GACTCTCTAGCCGAAGttgaagagaaatataaaaaggCTATGGTGTCAAATGCTCAACTagataatgaaaaaacaaatttcatGTACCAAGTAGATACCCTGAAGGATGCACTCTTAGAGTTAGAAGAACAGCTGGCAGAGTCCAGGCggcaatatgaagaaaaaagtaaa GAATTTGAGAGGGAGAAGCATGCTCATAGCATATTGCAATTTCAGTTCATGGAAATCAAAGAGGCTttgaagcaaagagaagaaatgcttGCA GAAATCCAACAGctgcaacagaaacagcagagctATGTCAGGGAAATTTCTGATCTTCAGGAGACAATAGAgtggaaagacaaaaaaataggG GCGttagagaggcagaaagatTTCTTTGATTCCATAAGGAGTGAGCGGGATGACCTTAGAGATGAAGTGGTTGTGCTGAAGGAGCAACTGAAG AAACATGGAATAATCCCAGATTCTGATGTAGCCACCAACGGGGAGACATCAGACATTCTTGATAACGAAGAACACTTGGATTCTTCCAAAACTGTCCCAGGCATAACTCAGGCATTGAAGACTGGAGGGGATGGGATGTTAG GCAAAGCCAGTGAAGTGGacatgaaaaatgagattttggAGGATatggggaaaagagaaatcttgCAGAATACTGAGCATGAGGAACACAAAGAGGAGTCTGAGGAGCAGAAAGTACAGACATTGCATGCTGATGAAAatgcagaggcagaaaaaatgGTTGAAGAACGTGATGCCCTGTCAACAGTGATGTTACCAGATAGTAGGTTTACGGTACAAATTCAGAGCCTTACAGAACATGTATCAGGGAGTACTTCTTCAAATTATGATAATGATGAAGATGATTTGAGAAAGGTGGCAGAGGCCGCAGGCTCAGCAGTCCAGCAGCCTGTCAGTACAGAGGCTGAATACTGCGACTTAAATGCAATGCCAGATCAGAACTTGGAGGTGGGCTCTCTGCAAGGTCATCAGGTTTTTGAGACTCCTCAGGAAACGCATAGTGACTTAGGCACAGACCATGAACTGGAAAAAGCTGCACCCCAACAGCAAGAACAAGAGGATCTTAAAAGTAGCCATGTCCTGAGTGATAATGAAATGGATCAAGAAGCTGTCATCACAAGCGAGAGCTGTGAGTTGGTTTCTAATCAGGCAGGGCTCTCAGAAGTTACAGTAGCAGGCTTAGTTAGTGAAGAGGTAAATGTGGAGAGCCACACTGAGGCACTCCAGCACTCAGAAGAAAGTGCCGAAAACAAGGTTACAAGTGTCTTGGAGGAAAAGTTTGTGGAAAGCAAAGACTGCGCTGATGGAAGAACTGGTGAAACAGGTGATAgaggtgaaagagaaaatgaggttGGGAACACAGCTCAGGGTCAGACGAGGGAAACAGAGCCTATGGGTTTGGAGGGGATGGAGGCATGTGAAAGTGGTGTCCCAGCAGctaaaattgaaaaggaaggcGGAGGACATCAGGCATTCATTCAACCGGTTTCTTCAGAGGACAGTCCTTCAGCATCATCAGAGAAACGAAATAGGCAATATGAAACTGAACTTGAAGATGCTATGGCTGAGAAGGATGGACAAACGGAAACATTAACAGAAGAGTTGGAGATGTGTTCAGATTCTGCAGAAACAGACAAGCAAGGTAAGGTCTCTGTGGAGGCTGTGGACTGTATTACTGAGGTAAATGGAAGTGGtgtgcagcaggcagagccagaCAGAGACATTGTGATACAGGTGATGACTCAGGAAACCAGTTTTGACCCAAGTCTTTTAGATGACAAGATTAAGGAGTCAGAATTGGAAACAGGGGATGagtctgagaaagaaaaggcaagtaGGACAGAATGGGTCGAAGATATAAAGCTGAAGGTAGGAGTTCAAACTGTTCAGTCCAGTGAAGAAGCAATAGGTGAGacagtaggagaaaaaaatactcctTTAGAAGGTGAAGCACAAAATGTAGTTAAACAAGAGGAAGGTGAAGCACAAAATGTAGTTAAACAAGAGGAAGGTGAAGCACAAAATGTAGTTAAACAAGAGGAAGGTGAATCCAAAGAGGAGTCAACTGTAGATGTTAGTGTAGctactgaaaacaaagtttataaagaaacactgaaagaaaatcagcaagaGTTAGAGCTTGCAGACCACCATGGTGGTGGATGTGCTTCTCAAGAAGGTGCAAATAATTCCCTGGCACAGAAAGCTGAGTTGGATGCAGATGTTAGTGAACACGTTAAATTGGAGGGTCAAGCCGAGGAAAGACTGGAAGGTGATGGTGATGTCATTGATTTTGATGAAGAGTCAAAACAGATACTAGAAACTGATAAAAAATGTGATGAAGAGAAAGCTTATACGCAGAAATATGAGGGTGATGGAACAAATGGTGCTGCTGGAAAAACTGCCCAAACAGatgaagctggagaaggaggaggcagaatAGAAACAGAAGACATCTTGACTAAAGACGACAGCTTGCAACATAAAAAAGCTGATGAGCCTGAAGAAACAGGGGAAGCATTGTGGAAAGCTGAGGAGAAGACTGATGTGATGGAAGATGAAATCAAAGCATCAGATTCCAATAAAGTGGAAAATATACCAGATGAAAATGTTATGGAACAGGATTTGGAAAGTGCTGGCAATAACAGGGATGAAAGCAAGGAGGATTTGCGGAGTGGTAGAAGGGGCAAGGGTAAATCCAGAGACGACTGTACAATATCCTAA
- the LRRFIP1 gene encoding leucine-rich repeat flightless-interacting protein 1 isoform X22: protein MGTQGAGRKRLPNRERLTAEDDALNQIAREAEARLAAKRAARAEAREIRMKELERQQKEIEERPEKDFEKGARTVSSLSAATLASLGGTSSRRGSGDTSISADTEASIREIKDIYELKNQIQDVEGKYMQGLKEMKDSLAEVEEKYKKAMVSNAQLDNEKTNFMYQVDTLKDALLELEEQLAESRRQYEEKSKEFEREKHAHSILQFQFMEIKEALKQREEMLAEIQQLQQKQQSYVREISDLQETIEWKDKKIGALERQKDFFDSIRSERDDLRDEVVVLKEQLKKHGIIPDSDVATNGETSDILDNEEHLDSSKTVPGITQALKTGGDGMLGKASEVDMKNEILEDMGKREILQNTEHEEHKEESEEQKVQTLHADENAEAEKMVEERDALSTVMLPDSRFTVQIQSLTEHVSGSTSSNYDNDEDDLRKVAEAAGSAVQQPVSTEAEYCDLNAMPDQNLEVGSLQGHQVFETPQETHSDLGTDHELEKAAPQQQEQEDLKSSHVLSDNEMDQEAVITSESCELVSNQAGLSEVTVAGLVSEEVNVESHTEALQHSEESAENKVTSVLEEKFVESKDCADGRTGETGDRGERENEVGNTAQGQTRETEPMGLEGMEACESGVPAAKIEKEGGGHQAFIQPVSSEDSPSASSEKRNRQYETELEDAMAEKDGQTETLTEELEMCSDSAETDKQGKVSVEAVDCITEVNGSGVQQAEPDRDIVIQVMTQETSFDPSLLDDKIKESELETGDESEKEKASRTEWVEDIKLKVGVQTVQSSEEAIGETVGEKNTPLEGEAQNVVKQEEGEAQNVVKQEEGEAQNVVKQEEGESKEESTVDVSVATENKVYKETLKENQQELELADHHGGGCASQEGANNSLAQKAELDADVSEHVKLEGQAEERLEGDGDVIDFDEESKQILETDKKCDEEKAYTQKYEGDGTNGAAGKTAQTDEAGEGGGRIETEDILTKDDSLQHKKADEPEETGEALWKAEEKTDVMEDEIKASDSNKVENIPDENVMEQDLESAGNNRDESKEDLRSGRRGKGKSRDDCTIS, encoded by the exons GGAGCACGCACTGTCTCAAGTTTATCAGCAGCTACCTTAGCTTCTCTGGGTGGGACTTCTTCACGAAGAGGCAGTGGGGATACATCCATCTCAGCTGATACAGAGGCATCTATTAGAGAAATAAAG GATATCTATGAGTTAAAGAACCAGATTCAGGATGTAGAAGGCAAATACATGCAGGgactgaaagaaatgaag GACTCTCTAGCCGAAGttgaagagaaatataaaaaggCTATGGTGTCAAATGCTCAACTagataatgaaaaaacaaatttcatGTACCAAGTAGATACCCTGAAGGATGCACTCTTAGAGTTAGAAGAACAGCTGGCAGAGTCCAGGCggcaatatgaagaaaaaagtaaa GAATTTGAGAGGGAGAAGCATGCTCATAGCATATTGCAATTTCAGTTCATGGAAATCAAAGAGGCTttgaagcaaagagaagaaatgcttGCA GAAATCCAACAGctgcaacagaaacagcagagctATGTCAGGGAAATTTCTGATCTTCAGGAGACAATAGAgtggaaagacaaaaaaataggG GCGttagagaggcagaaagatTTCTTTGATTCCATAAGGAGTGAGCGGGATGACCTTAGAGATGAAGTGGTTGTGCTGAAGGAGCAACTGAAG AAACATGGAATAATCCCAGATTCTGATGTAGCCACCAACGGGGAGACATCAGACATTCTTGATAACGAAGAACACTTGGATTCTTCCAAAACTGTCCCAGGCATAACTCAGGCATTGAAGACTGGAGGGGATGGGATGTTAG GCAAAGCCAGTGAAGTGGacatgaaaaatgagattttggAGGATatggggaaaagagaaatcttgCAGAATACTGAGCATGAGGAACACAAAGAGGAGTCTGAGGAGCAGAAAGTACAGACATTGCATGCTGATGAAAatgcagaggcagaaaaaatgGTTGAAGAACGTGATGCCCTGTCAACAGTGATGTTACCAGATAGTAGGTTTACGGTACAAATTCAGAGCCTTACAGAACATGTATCAGGGAGTACTTCTTCAAATTATGATAATGATGAAGATGATTTGAGAAAGGTGGCAGAGGCCGCAGGCTCAGCAGTCCAGCAGCCTGTCAGTACAGAGGCTGAATACTGCGACTTAAATGCAATGCCAGATCAGAACTTGGAGGTGGGCTCTCTGCAAGGTCATCAGGTTTTTGAGACTCCTCAGGAAACGCATAGTGACTTAGGCACAGACCATGAACTGGAAAAAGCTGCACCCCAACAGCAAGAACAAGAGGATCTTAAAAGTAGCCATGTCCTGAGTGATAATGAAATGGATCAAGAAGCTGTCATCACAAGCGAGAGCTGTGAGTTGGTTTCTAATCAGGCAGGGCTCTCAGAAGTTACAGTAGCAGGCTTAGTTAGTGAAGAGGTAAATGTGGAGAGCCACACTGAGGCACTCCAGCACTCAGAAGAAAGTGCCGAAAACAAGGTTACAAGTGTCTTGGAGGAAAAGTTTGTGGAAAGCAAAGACTGCGCTGATGGAAGAACTGGTGAAACAGGTGATAgaggtgaaagagaaaatgaggttGGGAACACAGCTCAGGGTCAGACGAGGGAAACAGAGCCTATGGGTTTGGAGGGGATGGAGGCATGTGAAAGTGGTGTCCCAGCAGctaaaattgaaaaggaaggcGGAGGACATCAGGCATTCATTCAACCGGTTTCTTCAGAGGACAGTCCTTCAGCATCATCAGAGAAACGAAATAGGCAATATGAAACTGAACTTGAAGATGCTATGGCTGAGAAGGATGGACAAACGGAAACATTAACAGAAGAGTTGGAGATGTGTTCAGATTCTGCAGAAACAGACAAGCAAGGTAAGGTCTCTGTGGAGGCTGTGGACTGTATTACTGAGGTAAATGGAAGTGGtgtgcagcaggcagagccagaCAGAGACATTGTGATACAGGTGATGACTCAGGAAACCAGTTTTGACCCAAGTCTTTTAGATGACAAGATTAAGGAGTCAGAATTGGAAACAGGGGATGagtctgagaaagaaaaggcaagtaGGACAGAATGGGTCGAAGATATAAAGCTGAAGGTAGGAGTTCAAACTGTTCAGTCCAGTGAAGAAGCAATAGGTGAGacagtaggagaaaaaaatactcctTTAGAAGGTGAAGCACAAAATGTAGTTAAACAAGAGGAAGGTGAAGCACAAAATGTAGTTAAACAAGAGGAAGGTGAAGCACAAAATGTAGTTAAACAAGAGGAAGGTGAATCCAAAGAGGAGTCAACTGTAGATGTTAGTGTAGctactgaaaacaaagtttataaagaaacactgaaagaaaatcagcaagaGTTAGAGCTTGCAGACCACCATGGTGGTGGATGTGCTTCTCAAGAAGGTGCAAATAATTCCCTGGCACAGAAAGCTGAGTTGGATGCAGATGTTAGTGAACACGTTAAATTGGAGGGTCAAGCCGAGGAAAGACTGGAAGGTGATGGTGATGTCATTGATTTTGATGAAGAGTCAAAACAGATACTAGAAACTGATAAAAAATGTGATGAAGAGAAAGCTTATACGCAGAAATATGAGGGTGATGGAACAAATGGTGCTGCTGGAAAAACTGCCCAAACAGatgaagctggagaaggaggaggcagaatAGAAACAGAAGACATCTTGACTAAAGACGACAGCTTGCAACATAAAAAAGCTGATGAGCCTGAAGAAACAGGGGAAGCATTGTGGAAAGCTGAGGAGAAGACTGATGTGATGGAAGATGAAATCAAAGCATCAGATTCCAATAAAGTGGAAAATATACCAGATGAAAATGTTATGGAACAGGATTTGGAAAGTGCTGGCAATAACAGGGATGAAAGCAAGGAGGATTTGCGGAGTGGTAGAAGGGGCAAGGGTAAATCCAGAGACGACTGTACAATATCCTAA
- the LRRFIP1 gene encoding leucine-rich repeat flightless-interacting protein 1 isoform X23 gives MEAAADCLSPAAREQAEARLAAKRAARAEAREIRMKELERQQKEPSEYSCYLGSGSRASSRASSARASPVIEERPEKDFEKGARTVSSLSAATLASLGGTSSRRGSGDTSISADTEASIREIKDSLAEVEEKYKKAMVSNAQLDNEKTNFMYQVDTLKDALLELEEQLAESRRQYEEKSKEFEREKHAHSILQFQFMEIKEALKQREEMLAEIQQLQQKQQSYVREISDLQETIEWKDKKIGALERQKDFFDSIRSERDDLRDEVVVLKEQLKKHGIIPDSDVATNGETSDILDNEEHLDSSKTVPGITQALKTGGDGMLGKASEVDMKNEILEDMGKREILQNTEHEEHKEESEEQKVQTLHADENAEAEKMVEERDALSTVMLPDSRFTVQIQSLTEHVSGSTSSNYDNDEDDLRKVAEAAGSAVQQPVSTEAEYCDLNAMPDQNLEVGSLQGHQVFETPQETHSDLGTDHELEKAAPQQQEQEDLKSSHVLSDNEMDQEAVITSESCELVSNQAGLSEVTVAGLVSEEVNVESHTEALQHSEESAENKVTSVLEEKFVESKDCADGRTGETGDRGERENEVGNTAQGQTRETEPMGLEGMEACESGVPAAKIEKEGGGHQAFIQPVSSEDSPSASSEKRNRQYETELEDAMAEKDGQTETLTEELEMCSDSAETDKQGKVSVEAVDCITEVNGSGVQQAEPDRDIVIQVMTQETSFDPSLLDDKIKESELETGDESEKEKASRTEWVEDIKLKVGVQTVQSSEEAIGETVGEKNTPLEGEAQNVVKQEEGEAQNVVKQEEGEAQNVVKQEEGESKEESTVDVSVATENKVYKETLKENQQELELADHHGGGCASQEGANNSLAQKAELDADVSEHVKLEGQAEERLEGDGDVIDFDEESKQILETDKKCDEEKAYTQKYEGDGTNGAAGKTAQTDEAGEGGGRIETEDILTKDDSLQHKKADEPEETGEALWKAEEKTDVMEDEIKASDSNKVENIPDENVMEQDLESAGNNRDESKEDLRSGRRGKGKSRDDCTIS, from the exons GGAGCACGCACTGTCTCAAGTTTATCAGCAGCTACCTTAGCTTCTCTGGGTGGGACTTCTTCACGAAGAGGCAGTGGGGATACATCCATCTCAGCTGATACAGAGGCATCTATTAGAGAAATAAAG GACTCTCTAGCCGAAGttgaagagaaatataaaaaggCTATGGTGTCAAATGCTCAACTagataatgaaaaaacaaatttcatGTACCAAGTAGATACCCTGAAGGATGCACTCTTAGAGTTAGAAGAACAGCTGGCAGAGTCCAGGCggcaatatgaagaaaaaagtaaa GAATTTGAGAGGGAGAAGCATGCTCATAGCATATTGCAATTTCAGTTCATGGAAATCAAAGAGGCTttgaagcaaagagaagaaatgcttGCA GAAATCCAACAGctgcaacagaaacagcagagctATGTCAGGGAAATTTCTGATCTTCAGGAGACAATAGAgtggaaagacaaaaaaataggG GCGttagagaggcagaaagatTTCTTTGATTCCATAAGGAGTGAGCGGGATGACCTTAGAGATGAAGTGGTTGTGCTGAAGGAGCAACTGAAG AAACATGGAATAATCCCAGATTCTGATGTAGCCACCAACGGGGAGACATCAGACATTCTTGATAACGAAGAACACTTGGATTCTTCCAAAACTGTCCCAGGCATAACTCAGGCATTGAAGACTGGAGGGGATGGGATGTTAG GCAAAGCCAGTGAAGTGGacatgaaaaatgagattttggAGGATatggggaaaagagaaatcttgCAGAATACTGAGCATGAGGAACACAAAGAGGAGTCTGAGGAGCAGAAAGTACAGACATTGCATGCTGATGAAAatgcagaggcagaaaaaatgGTTGAAGAACGTGATGCCCTGTCAACAGTGATGTTACCAGATAGTAGGTTTACGGTACAAATTCAGAGCCTTACAGAACATGTATCAGGGAGTACTTCTTCAAATTATGATAATGATGAAGATGATTTGAGAAAGGTGGCAGAGGCCGCAGGCTCAGCAGTCCAGCAGCCTGTCAGTACAGAGGCTGAATACTGCGACTTAAATGCAATGCCAGATCAGAACTTGGAGGTGGGCTCTCTGCAAGGTCATCAGGTTTTTGAGACTCCTCAGGAAACGCATAGTGACTTAGGCACAGACCATGAACTGGAAAAAGCTGCACCCCAACAGCAAGAACAAGAGGATCTTAAAAGTAGCCATGTCCTGAGTGATAATGAAATGGATCAAGAAGCTGTCATCACAAGCGAGAGCTGTGAGTTGGTTTCTAATCAGGCAGGGCTCTCAGAAGTTACAGTAGCAGGCTTAGTTAGTGAAGAGGTAAATGTGGAGAGCCACACTGAGGCACTCCAGCACTCAGAAGAAAGTGCCGAAAACAAGGTTACAAGTGTCTTGGAGGAAAAGTTTGTGGAAAGCAAAGACTGCGCTGATGGAAGAACTGGTGAAACAGGTGATAgaggtgaaagagaaaatgaggttGGGAACACAGCTCAGGGTCAGACGAGGGAAACAGAGCCTATGGGTTTGGAGGGGATGGAGGCATGTGAAAGTGGTGTCCCAGCAGctaaaattgaaaaggaaggcGGAGGACATCAGGCATTCATTCAACCGGTTTCTTCAGAGGACAGTCCTTCAGCATCATCAGAGAAACGAAATAGGCAATATGAAACTGAACTTGAAGATGCTATGGCTGAGAAGGATGGACAAACGGAAACATTAACAGAAGAGTTGGAGATGTGTTCAGATTCTGCAGAAACAGACAAGCAAGGTAAGGTCTCTGTGGAGGCTGTGGACTGTATTACTGAGGTAAATGGAAGTGGtgtgcagcaggcagagccagaCAGAGACATTGTGATACAGGTGATGACTCAGGAAACCAGTTTTGACCCAAGTCTTTTAGATGACAAGATTAAGGAGTCAGAATTGGAAACAGGGGATGagtctgagaaagaaaaggcaagtaGGACAGAATGGGTCGAAGATATAAAGCTGAAGGTAGGAGTTCAAACTGTTCAGTCCAGTGAAGAAGCAATAGGTGAGacagtaggagaaaaaaatactcctTTAGAAGGTGAAGCACAAAATGTAGTTAAACAAGAGGAAGGTGAAGCACAAAATGTAGTTAAACAAGAGGAAGGTGAAGCACAAAATGTAGTTAAACAAGAGGAAGGTGAATCCAAAGAGGAGTCAACTGTAGATGTTAGTGTAGctactgaaaacaaagtttataaagaaacactgaaagaaaatcagcaagaGTTAGAGCTTGCAGACCACCATGGTGGTGGATGTGCTTCTCAAGAAGGTGCAAATAATTCCCTGGCACAGAAAGCTGAGTTGGATGCAGATGTTAGTGAACACGTTAAATTGGAGGGTCAAGCCGAGGAAAGACTGGAAGGTGATGGTGATGTCATTGATTTTGATGAAGAGTCAAAACAGATACTAGAAACTGATAAAAAATGTGATGAAGAGAAAGCTTATACGCAGAAATATGAGGGTGATGGAACAAATGGTGCTGCTGGAAAAACTGCCCAAACAGatgaagctggagaaggaggaggcagaatAGAAACAGAAGACATCTTGACTAAAGACGACAGCTTGCAACATAAAAAAGCTGATGAGCCTGAAGAAACAGGGGAAGCATTGTGGAAAGCTGAGGAGAAGACTGATGTGATGGAAGATGAAATCAAAGCATCAGATTCCAATAAAGTGGAAAATATACCAGATGAAAATGTTATGGAACAGGATTTGGAAAGTGCTGGCAATAACAGGGATGAAAGCAAGGAGGATTTGCGGAGTGGTAGAAGGGGCAAGGGTAAATCCAGAGACGACTGTACAATATCCTAA